The sequence ggaaggtgggggtagggggggagagggaaggagggggtcggggggggagagggaaggcgggggtagggggggggagagggaaggagggggtagggggggggagagggaaggagggggtagggggggggagagagggaaggagggggtagggggggggagagggaaggagggggtagggggggggagagggaaggagggggtaggggggggagagaaggaaggagggggtagggggggaagagaaggaaggagggggtagggggggggggaaagaggggaggaggggataggggagggaaggagggggaggaaggggaaggggaaggggcgaGGAGGATCACACACAAactgtagatggagttaaggtacagccactccatgatttcattgaatgacggagcagccaGAGGCCGGCTGGGAGAGGGGCCTCTGTTTAGTGTCGGTGGAGCCGCAGGCTTGATGTTGCCTCCAATGAGCTCCGCCTACCTGTGATCATTTACAGGCCAGTGCTAGTTCCAAGCCCCATCACCTGCTGCCCTATAAAGGCAGTCCCCAGATGCTGTTACAACGAGGATCTCATGCACCGGCTCACATGGGAGTGGGGACAAAGAAGGGAGGTGAGGGAAGAGTTCAGAGGGTTCAATGGTGTTTCTGGGCTGCGTGTTTACGGTTTAACCATCATCGGTTGGTGAGACGTGGGCAGTTTTTCCGTGGAACAGGCACCCACTGGGGTAGCCTCAACCTCAACGGCCAGTCAATGCCCCCTGGCTTGCCATGGGCAGAGGTTTTGAATGATTTAGCTGTGGGTAGGGGAGAGGAAGGTAAGAATATACCTCACCTATGACTGCTCTTgtccatcatcatcgtcataggtggtcccttgaacgaggatgacttgcttccacgggttcacagatgtttcaatgaaggacctgatgttccagtcctgaactccaattgagggggtggaagatgcctgtgtgtggatttttttaacgtgtggtgaccattgcacaccagacaccacatgggcttgacagagctaggcctttatccagtggcaagggttaaccaagacggctggagacctgctctgctgcacggaccgagtgcacacacatatcgcagtgtgggctagcccatgctgcccctgggccctcggctcttctgtgtCCCGAACCCTCACTTGCTCTTGTCCCGGGAGATAGTGACAGCAAGTAGCGATAGAGGTGGCTTCACCCAATTGGAAAGCTGTAGCTGCTGGAAAGGCTTCAGCTATTGCAGACATTTCGAGTACCCCTCCCCACAATTATTCAATTCTTCAAATCCATACCTGACTTATGATGATGTTGCTGATATCCCCTCCGACATTGTCGAAATAGATGTCCACTCCGCCCGGGCAGTATCCCTGCAGCTTCTCTGCGATGTTATCCTTCTTGTAGTTGATGGCCGCATCGAAGCCCATCTCGCTGACCAAAACCTGACACTTCTCGTCCGTGCCGCAGATCCCCACTATTCGGGAACAGCCTTCGAGACAACCGATCTGGTGACAGTTACAGTGTTAGGCACGTGGGTAGTACACCCGTCtcccagtcagaaggtcgtgggttcaaatcgcaCGCCAGGAATTTGTATAAAAAataaaaatctaggccaacaccccagtgcagtgctgagggagcgtggaatgtgggattaggctggatagcctcttgtcagcgtggacacgatgggtcaaaatggcctcctcctgtgctataaatgtctatgattccatgacacagattgaagatagGGTCGGTAACataggacacagattgacgataatcggtaaAAGAACCGGGGGGGCGGGTAGGGAAAGAGAGATGTTtttattttttacgcagcgagttttatgatctggaatgctgtgctgaaagggcggtggaagcagattcaataataactttcaaagaggaactggataaatacttaaagaggAAACGTTTGCgggaaaagagtaggggagtggaactgattggacaactctttcaaagagccgacacaggcatgacgggccgaatggcctcgctcgGTGCTGAGATTTTATATGACTTCTGTACCTGTGAGCAGAGTTGGGTGAATCTGTTAAACGGTAGAGAGTGGTGGTGACCAATTGTTTATCAGACTGGGGGCAGTATGTAGTGATGTTCCCTAGGGGCTGGTGTTGGGAACACTTTTTTTTTGATTTACATTAATGACCTGCAGGGGATAATTTCAACATTTCCATACGACACGAAACTGAGAAATGTAGTGAAGAGAGAGTACAGTAACGAGCTTGAGGACACAGACTGACTGGTGAAATGTGCAGGCACGTGACAGATGTAATTTAAcagagagaagtgtgaggtgatttaTTTTGGTGGAATGAGCAGAGACAATATGAACGAAAGGGTAGGATTTTAAAGGTGATACTGGGGGAGTGGGTAGGACCAATTCAAAagtcacaatgggccgaatggcggcctcctatgCTGCATCCGTCGATGATTCTACATCCAGATGGTTTAAGGAGTACTGGTCCCCAAGGTAACCAGAATCCTGGCAATTGAACGACTGCTCTGATTCCTCGACCCGAGAGAGTGGCCTGGAAATtcatctcggggagggggggggggggggggaggcgggcggGGGCCCAAGACAGGCAGTATCGGACTGGCCACCCGTTATACACAGCTCCGGATAATCAGTTCCATTgcagtcagttgtggctcagtgggtagcactgtcgcctctgagtcagcaggttgtaggttcaagtcccactccagggacctgagcacataaatctaggctgacactacagtgcagtgctgagggagtgctgcactgtcggaagtgccgtctttcggatgagacattaaactgaggccccgtttgccctctctagtggacataaaagatctcatgacactattttgaagaagagcaggggagttatccccagtgtcctggccaatatttatctctcaatcaacataacaaaaaacagattatctggtcattatcacattgctgtttgtgggagcttgctgtgtgcaaattggctgccacgtttcccacattacaacagtgactacactccaaaagtacttcattgtaaagcactttgagacgtccagtatcgtgaaaggcactatataaatgcaagtctttctttctttcaattgaATGAATTATCAGGCGCTGTATACATCGTTCCCCCACCTCCGCTGGTAGCCAGGTGCTGCCATACAACAGGACACCCTGAGGGTGACACGAGAGATTTCCGGTGTTCTAACTGGAAGAAAGTGCCAGGCTCCAATTGGGAAGAGCCTGTAACAGTGGGCAGTCCCATGGCACTTGACGCGAAGAATACGGTGATATTCCCACGTGCACTCTTACTAAGCAAGAGATTACAGAGGAACTTGaaggacgtgcatttatatagctcctttcacaccctcccaaagggctttacagccaattcagcacttttgaagtgcagtcactgttgcgcgcaggagaattctcccagtgtcccggcccacatttatccctcaaacacctaaaaaacacagattatctggtcctttatttcatagctgtttatgggaacttgctgtgtgcaaattgattaccacagtaacgacacttcaaaaagtattgaaTTGGCTGTAAAGGACATCCGGAGgatatgaaaggcaccatatataaATGCTGAtctttttaatgtagtgaaacgcaacagccaatttgtgtggAGCGCAAAATTTTGGCCAGGAGACCACGGAGAACTCGCCAGCTCATCTTCAAAACGGTgcagtaggatcttttacatccacccgagggggcagacaggacctcgctttaacatctcatcggaaagtCGTCAccaccgacagtgcgacgctccctcagcactgggagtgcctgaagagacagggcgagagagagagagggggggacagggcgagagagagagagggggggacagggcgagagagagagagggggggacagggcgagagagagagagggggggggacagggcgagagagagagagggggggacagggcgagagagagagagggggggacagggcgagagagagagagggggggacagggcgagagagagagagggggggacagggcgagagagagagagggggggacagggcgagagagagagagggggggacagggagagtgagagagagggacggacagggagagagagggacggacagggagagagagggacagagagtgagagagagggacagagagtgagagagagggacagagagtgagagagagggacagagagtgagagagagggacagagagtgagagagagggacagagagtgagagagagggacagagagtgagagagagggacagagagtgagagagagggacagagagtgagagagagggacagagagtgagagagagggacagagagtgagagagagggacagagagtgagagagagggacagagagagggacagagagtgagagagagggacagagagagagtgggacagagagagagagagggacagagagggacagagagagagagagagagagagagagagggacagagagagagagagagagagggagagacagagtgagagagagagagagagagacagagtgagagagagagagagagacagagtgagagagagagagagacagagtgagagagagagagagagagagagagagagagagggagagagggacagagagagagggtgaatgatactgggctgaaagggttaaattacaaggacaggTTGCATGGACAAGGCTTGAATTCCCTTGAATATAGcagagggatgatctgatcgaggtgtttaagatgattgaaggagttgATGGGTTCGATAGAGAGACGAGaacgggcacaatcttaaaatacggggctgcccatttaaaactgagatgaggaggaatttcttctcagagggttgtaaatctgtggaatttgctgcctcggagagctgtggaagctgggacattgaataaatttaagacagaaatagacagtttcttaaacgataaggggataaagggttatggggagcgggcagggaagtggagccaagtccatgatcggatcagccatgatcttattgaatggtggagcaggctcgaggggccgtatggccgactcctgctcctacttgtgACTGCggtaatggggagagggagggggggtgaaattgcccctttttatagcccagttagcacctctgtgggggcgggggggaaagagactctTTGCCAGGGAAGAGAGGGGGCAGTCGAGTGCCTCCGGGTAATTGCCTGGACACTGCGGAGATACCGCAAACTGCTGACTGCGTCACCGCCCGACCCCTTGCCTCGACGCCCACGACCCCTCGCCTTGCTGACCCCTCCCCTCGCCgacccgacccctcccctaccccgccCCCCAGTTAGCACCCCCAAAGGAGGTGGCACATTGAAGAATGCACTTGGCTCCTgttgagggggaaggggaaaggacaATTCTGCGTCAGGGACAGGACTTGTGCGTGGATGCAGAATGtcacggttactgcccccaatcggggcaatttcacccccgggGGGGGTCTACTCTCAGAGTTGAAGGTCGCTGCAGGAGGTCCCAGTGAGCCCAGACACTAACAGCAGTTGAAGGAACCAGTACTGCGGTCCTTTCTGTCGCTTGCGATGAACCCTCTCACGTACCTGGCCAGCCAACATCCCACAGGCTCCCGCCGCGCCGCTGACCACCATCGTCTGATTGGCTCCAGGCTTCACGTGACCCTTCAACCTCACGCCCAGCAAGGAGGTGAGGCCAGGCATTCCCACGAGCCCTAGGAAATGGGAGAGGTGCCCATCGACGAGCTGAGGGTCAAGCTGCAGGGCAAGAAGAAaacagtgagtgggggggggggggggagggtaattgTGAGACTGAGCGGATCGGGGGCCATGCTGGATCAACACTCCGCCCTATCTCGTTATCCATTGGTCATTTTCACTTCGCCGTTCGTGGGATCGTGCTGTACGCAAAGCAGCTGCCGTGTTttctgcaacagtgactacactttaaaaagtactttacTGCCGGTAAAGCGCTTTGTAACGTCctgaagctatataaatgcaagttctctctctctttttattgAAGCCAGTGGAGTGGAATGCAAATCAGGCGTTCCCCACGATCCCGTGGGATTCAGCACAATGACTTGGGTTACAATTACCACCAAAGCATCTGCAAACCCCCCCAACACTACTGAGGAAGAGGAAGCAGCAGTCATATATAATTAGGAAGAAATTGGTCACATCATATATAATCAACACTTCATTTGAAGTTCATCGTCATTATACAGTTATGCAATTGGCACACTGTGGTTTCAAAATTGAAGACAGCATCTTGTTGCCAATACTTGCCTGGAAACCagggttgttgaccaatcacagcaatcggTCTCTATCCAtgggtctacaacagacccagacatgaggtgaggaaagcccccagtgggggagagctttggtaTCCACAGGCCCACAGTcccctgttcctcccgagctcTACACTCCCCACACATCATGTCTCAGATTACCCAGATATTGGACCCCACAATCCAGACAGAGAtcccagtgctgggtcccttgcttcttgtggtacagattgaacctcccttatccagcaccctcgggacctggcctgtgccgaataagagaTTTTGCCGGATGAAGTGAAGtcaaccttgggggggggggggtaagggggagGAGGTCagcgccccagcgggccgagtgtcggagcgggcccaaaagtcggggtggaggttggccgcgttctgcgcatgcgcccccgaccgccagaatcatgccggacaagGGATGGTACTGGATAAAGGCGGTCCAAcctgtatacatcaatgatttagacttcaatgtagggggcatgattaagaagttcacAGATGATACAAGAATGGGCTGtgaggttgatagtgaggaagaaagttgAAGACTGCAGTCAATGAACTGGTccgatgggcagaacagtgacaaatggaattcaatccggagaagtgtgaggtaatgcatttggggaggtctaacaaggcaagggaatagacattaaatggtaggacacagagaagtgtagaggaacagagggaccttgaagtgcaggtccatgaattagaactgtacaaaacactggttaggccacagctagagtactgcgtgcagttctggtcacattacaggaaagatgtgattgcactggagagggtacagaggagatttacgagaatgatgcctggactggagaattttagctatgaggaaagattggataggctggggttgttttctttggaacagaggaggcggaggggagaccttattgaggtgtataaaattatgaggggcatatagatgggtggagataagaaataataaggggaaaaagtcgctggtgggcatagtctataggccccccaacagtagctacactgttggacggagtataaatcaagaaataatggaggcttgtaataaaggaacggcaataatcatggccgattttaaccttgatattgattggacaaaggaggccattcagcccaccgtggtTGTGTCggctctttggtcgagctatccaacgtgtctcactcccccgctctttccccacagccctgcaaggtTTTCCTTTtagttctccaattcccttttaaaagttactactgaatctgcctctaccacacttgcaGGCAGAACATTCTAGACCCTATCAACTCACTGGGCAAAAAATAGACTTCTCATCTCCCTGGGTCAATGattttaaatcagtgtcctctggttcccaaccTGTGGGACATGATTCCACATCAAACCATCCACTGTAAAAAGGTCAAGGTGCTCTCCCTCTATGGAAATCACCATTGCACGGACAAAGAGAAAATCatgggccccccccacccccctagacATTCTTGTTTCATCTTTTCTGTGATGATATCACAGCTTGgtgccctctagttatagtctccctgGCTATTGAAAAATAAATCTATTGTCAACTTACATCGTAACATTCAGAACCTGAAGGCCTTTATCAGATTACTCGTAACATTCTTAGCTCCAAATGATAAAAGCCCATTTTTTAGAaaaatggaacataggaacaggaggaggccattcggcccctcgaacccattcggccattcaataagatcacagttgATCCATATCTCGATATTCTTAACCAACAAAGATCCATCTAATACaacagcaaaataccgcggatgctggaatccggaataaaaacagagaatgctgggaatctcagcgggtcaggcagcatctgtggagagagaaacagagttaatgtttcgagttggtgaccctttgtcagaactggagagtgtttgaaaagaacagattcttaacgagtacaaagggggaggggaagaaaggagggtctgtgatagggtggaagacaggaggttagagagacaaaagggatgatgggccaaattcaaatggtaatgacaGGAGTTAGAAAAGCATTAGTCAAGAGAGGGTGTGAATGCTGGCCAGACAGGGTCTGTACACCTGAAGCAtcgcttcctcccctttgtattgcaGCCCCCCTGGGAGacaaaggccaacagtccattagaGACACGGAGAAAAAAAGAAACTGGCTCCATCTAACTCGCTCCTGAAAATGTTAAATTGTCCCACCATCCACAACATTTTGGGGAGATTTCCAGATTCCCGCTCCCcttcgtgtgaagaagtgcttcctgacatcaaccctgaacggcctggctctaattttaagattgtgccccttgttctggacttccccaccagaggaaatagtctctctcAATCTACCCAATCAAATCATTTAATAATCTTCAACATtttgattagatcaccctttaatcttctatattcaaggaatacaagtctagtctatgCAAGCAGTCTTTATAATGTAACCCTCTAAACAacgacgtgtatttatatagcgcctttaacatcccagcagtgttagaagacaaagcaaataaattggACACTGAGTCAcaagaagaaattgcggcagatgaccaaaagcttggtcaaagaggtgggttttaaggtgcgtggtaaaaggaggagagagaggtggagaggtggggagGTATCGGAcggagccccagtatcattctggtgaacctgcgctgcaccccGCCAAGGCCGGTACATCCTGCCTAAGGTGTGCTGCCCAGACAGGGTCTGACTGAGGCTCTGTACACCTGAAGCAtcgcttcctcccctttgtattgcaGCCCCCCTGGGAGacaaaggccaacagtccattagcCTATGGGATTGTTCTTTGAACCTGACCACTGGCTTTGCTCCTCAGCAGCACTCGCCAtatatagtttctcaccatttaggaaTTCCAACAATTTGTCTAGCTTGGATCCAACACAAGAACTTACAGCCTCcctctccaaccccaccccctctcccgcAGCAGCAACAGTGAGCAAATTTACTCCAATAAACATGCCTCAGTATGTGATGAGCTGTCACCGCAACAGACTTTTTAAATAgataaaggcttgcatttatatagcgcctttcacaaccaccggatgtctcaaaacgctttatagccaatgaagtacttttggagtgtggtcactgttgtaatgtaggaaacgcggcagccaatttgcgcacagcaagctcccacaaacagcaatgtgataatgaccagataattaccttgtttttgttaagttgattgagggataaatattggacaggatactggggataactcccctgctcctcttcaaaatagtgccatgggatcttttacgcccagctgagtgagcagacagggcctcggtttaatgtctcatccaaaagacggcccctccgacagtgcagcactccctcagcactgcactggagtgtcagcctagatttgtgctcaagtctctggagtgggacttgaacccacaaccttctgactcagaggcaagtgtgctgcccactgagccacagctaacacttggAATTGGTACCAGCCCAGGTTATACGCTAAAAATTAGCTACTTTTTCGAAGTTCAAAATCGGCAATATAAATAAGATTAGCGTATTTAAAATGTCATAACATTTTAAAATGAGGGATGAGCAAAGAGATTGAGGGCGGTAATAAGTTAGCACAATGCTCTTAAACTTTGGCAAAGTATATCCGGAGGTAACAGAGTGACAGACTACCTTGGTGAGGACTTTCCCGTCCACAATGGCCTGTGACTGCCAAGGCCAGCTGAATGAAGTCACAACATCACAAGGCTGAAACTGCTGGTGTTTACTTTCTTCAACCACTCCCACTCCTCCACCGTCAACAACACCGGACACTTGCCAGGGAAGCAGGTACTGCACGCCGGTGTCTTCATTCATCCTGCATCGCTGCGGTGATCAAATCAAAGACCGCGGTTAAACCTGGGACGCTAACCGTTAATCAGCTCAATGCACAGGGTCATAGGAGCAGGAGGCCGCCTGCAATTcaatggatcatggctgatctgtgaactAACTCCACATATCCGCCtttaagaaaagacttgcatttatatagcaccggacgtctcaaagcactttacagccaatgaagtacttttggagtatagtcactgttgtaatgtgggaaacgcagcagccaatttgcgcacagcaagctcccacaacggcaatgtgacaatgataatctggttttgttatgttgattgagggataaatattggccccaggacactggggataactcccctgcgcttcttcgaaatattgccattggaacttttgcgtccacctgagagagcagacagggcctcagttgaacatcgcatctccgacagtgcggcgctccctcaacactgcactgggagtgtcagtctggattttatgtgctcgagtccctggtgtgggacttgaacgcacaaccttctgactcagaggcgagtgtgctacccactgagccacagcagacactacaTATCCCTCataccccatatccctcaatacctttagttaacagaaagctaccaatctcagatttaaaattaacaatgacccggcatcaattgccatttgtggaagagagttccaaacttctcccaccctttgtgtgtagaagtgtttcctaattttactcctgagaggtctggctctaatgttaagaCTATGCCgccagtcctagactccccaaccagcagaaatagtgtctctctatccaccctatctgttccccttaatatcctgaaaacttcgatcagatcaccccttagccttctaaattccaggacatctctcctcataatttaacactttGAGTCCAGGTATCTATCATtctgtaaacctacgctgcactccgtccctaaggtgtggtacccagaactgctcacagtgctccaggtgtggtctaaccagggctttgtacagctgcagcaaaacTTCTACCCCCTGGTATTCTAGTCCTggagataaaggccagcattccattagcctttgtgaCTATTTTTTGCATCTGCCCAGAACATGTtcatggaccccccccccccccccccgcaagtctctttggacatgcactgtttttagcttttcattatttagaaagtaccctgatctatcctttttaggcccaaagtggatgacctcacatttgcccacattgaAATCCATTAGCTGCAGTTTTGCCCATTTGTTTAATCTAATATCTCTGTGATGTaacgcttccatctacactgcttacagtgccgcccatctacactgcttacagtgccgcccatctacactgcttacagtgccgcccatctacactgcttacagtgccgcccatctttgtgtcatcgccAAACTTGGTCACGGGGCTTTCTACCCGATCATCTATACAGATTGGAATCAAGAAAGGACGGACTTATGAATGCtggtggaggccattcggcccctcgagcctgtttcaccatttaattagatcatggctcacctgtgtcttaactccatctacccgccctgGTTCCGCAAGTCTTAATACgctcgcctaacaaaaatctagcaatcgcagttttgacattttcaactgcTCTCCAGACGCAACAGCATTTtgaggg is a genomic window of Pristiophorus japonicus isolate sPriJap1 chromosome 4, sPriJap1.hap1, whole genome shotgun sequence containing:
- the ptgr2 gene encoding prostaglandin reductase 2 isoform X1; the protein is MTSIQQVVLNSRPGKNGEPMAENFRMEEGCLPEALQEGQVKVRTRYLSVDPYMRCRMNEDTGVQYLLPWQVSGVVDGGGVGVVEESKHQQFQPCDVVTSFSWPWQSQAIVDGKVLTKLDPQLVDGHLSHFLGLVGMPGLTSLLGVRLKGHVKPGANQTMVVSGAAGACGMLAGQIGCLEGCSRIVGICGTDEKCQVLVSEMGFDAAINYKKDNIAEKLQGYCPGGVDIYFDNVGGDISNIIISQMNKNSHIILCGQISQYNKDVPYPPPLPPPTQAILKDQNITRERFMVFNYSDKHEAGLLQLSQWLKEGKLKIRETVVNGLENVGAAFQSMMKGGNIGKQIVLVSEG